CGGTCGAGGAGTTCGACGTGGAAAATCCGATCTGGCCATGGAAGCGGACGCCGTGGACAAGAACCCGGCACCGGATGGACGCGCTCTACGGACGCGACTTCAACGTCGCCAACATGGAGCCCGAAATGCTGCGCTTCATCAACGAGCATTTCGGCGCGCTCAGCCTCAATACGGTCTCCACGACGGTGCATTTCGTGCGTAATGCCATGCTCACCGACTTCCGGGGGCAAAACCGACTGGTGTCACGAGAAGTCCTGCAGGATAAGTGGAAGTTCCCCACCTTCAGCGTCCATGGATCGGGCAACGGTCTCACGGATCCTGCCACCGTCGACCGCATGCGCCGCGTCTTCGACGATGCAGGTCGTGTCTACCTGGAACCCTATCTCAACCCCGGCGCCGGTCACCAGGACGCCCTTATCGGGACGACCCGGCATGCGACCTTGCAGAAGATCGAAGCTTTCCTCGACCAGAACATCCAACGCCAGCCTGTGGCCGCAGACACCGAGATGACGGCCTACCCGCCCTGGATCGGGCCGATCATTACCGAGGAGAACGGCGAGCTGACCATTCGCCTTGGCACGCTGCCGTCGATCCGCCAGACCGAGGGCGTGATCATGCTGCGCGTGCTGGTAAACGGCGACGACATCCAGCGCCCGGATGGCCAGCCCTGGGATCTGCCTTACATCGTCAGCCACATGATGGTCTACTGGTCCCCGGCGTTGCGCGACAACCACTGGGATGCGTTCAAGGCGCCGCTCCCGACATCAATGCCGGGGTATGATCCGAACTTCCCGGGAAACGCGTTGCTCGTCTTGCTTGCCTACGCGGAAGACAAGCTTCTGCCGCCGTTCATTGAGGAGACATACTACGCGCTCGCCAAGAATGGCGTCGTCTATCGGGCGCTGCTTCGCGAGTCGAACGAGAACCCGGAGAGGGTGCTGGAGGTACTTCCCTATCAGCGTTTCGAGCGGATCTCGCAGGCCGCCTCGCGGATGATGGATGCGCCGCAGCCCGACATCAATCCGGGCAAGGCTGTGAAATTTTCGCCGAACCGCCTCGTCTACAAGGACACGACCCCGACGACCAACCTGACGGTCGGCGCCGCTCCGCAGACGGCGACGCCTGCAAGTTCCTCGATGAACCTCAACTTCCTTATGGGAGCGTCGGTTCTGGAAAATCTGGTCGAGCAGGACCGGGCAATGATGGACGGCGTTATCCCCTACGATTCCCCGCTCGCTCCTCCTGTTCAGCCTTCGCCCGCCGGCACCAGCTTCATCCTGGCTTCGTGCCAGTACCCGGCCGGGTTCATCGACAGGAAGGTTGCCTATCGCTCCTTCGCCGAGGTCGCTGACAGAATAGGGGCGGGGGTGGGTATCCAGCCGAAGTTCGCGCTCCTCGTCGGCGATCAGGTCTATGTGGATCCGACCGCAGGGCTCTACGATCCGGCCGCGAGCGATGACAGGTATCGCCTCCCTTACGAAGCTTGGTTGCAGGAACGCAGCGTGCGCGAGGTCCTGCGCCGCATACCATCGTTCATGCTGCTCGACGACCATGAGATCGACGACAACTGGGAGCCGCTCGCCTCTCCGAACGATATCGATACGAATGCCAAGCTGAAGAAGGAGGGTTTCGCGGCCTTCGAGAAATACCAGCGTGGAGTGGATCCCAAGCTGAAGACGTTCGACTACGAGGGCTTCCATTTCTTCCTGCTCGACACGCGCAGCGAAAGGACGCACCGCAAGATCGGCGCCGGGCTTGCCAATGCGACCCTGTTCAAGACGGGCGTCGGCGAGACGATGAGCGACCTGGAGACGTGGCTTTTAAAAAATGGCCCGAAGTTCATAGCGTCGCCATCGATGTTTCTCCCGCGTCATCGCCGGGCGATCCAGCGCGATGCCAGCCTCAGCCCGGACAACCTGAGTGCGCTGCGTTCCGATGGCTGGGATGGCTATCCGAACAGTCTGCGTGATGTTCTCGGCGCCATCGCCGCCGGAAAGATCAAGCATGTCGTGCTCCTCTCCGGTGATGAACACCGGGGCTGCATTGCAACGGCGCTTCTGACGGAAATGGACGGCACGCCGATCACGACCGTGCATTCGATCCACACCGCGGCAATGTATGCGCCTTATCCTTTTGCAAACGGGATCGACGAGGATATCGTCGAGCAGGAGACGTTCGAGTTCGACTACAAGGCCAAGCGCTATCACTGCATCGTCGACGCGACCCGGCCGGCTCCCGGCGACGGTGCGACTTTTCTCCACGTCCGGCAGGATGGCGCCGATTGGAAGCTCGACTGCGAATATGCGGGGACTGTGCAGACGCTCACGCTCTGATCCCATCTCCTGGCGCGTTACTGGTTCAAATCCTTACGGGAAGGCTCGAGCGGGCCCGTTCACGAGGACGTGTCCGGGTGATCCGCCATGCCGTTTTGTCGCCCGATGCCGTCGCTTGACAGTCGGTTCAAAATAAACTTAACATGTTAATGGATTGAAGCTTTCCGATGAGGAGCAAAGGGAAGTTTCAAGCGACCAGGGAGATCTGCCCGCCGGATGGCCGTGAAGGATCAGGTGCGTGCATGCGATGTTCGCCGCGCGTGAATGTGGGGTCGACAGGGAGGAACCTATGAAACTGAGCAGACGGAATTTGATGAAGACCGGCGGCGCTCTGCTTGCAGCGCCCTTCGTTCTGAAAATCGGTGCGGCGCGCGCCCAGGAAACAGTCACGCTGAAGCTGCACCATTTCCTGCCGCCGGCATCCAACGTTCATCAGCGGCTGTTGACGCCATGGGCGAAATTGCTGGCAGAACAAAGCGGCGGTGCGCTGAAGGTCGACATCTTCCCGGCCATGCAACTCGGCGGAAAGCCGCCGCAGCTCTACGATCAGGCGTCGAACGGCGTCGTCGATATCGTCTGGACCTTGCCCGGCAACACGCCCGGACGTTTCCCGTCCACGGAAGTGTTCGAACTGCCATTCGTCGCCGCCAAGGAGGCGACCGTCAACGCGCAAGCCTGCCAGGAATATGGCCAGACGCACGTACTGAAGGAAACTGGCGATACCCAGCTCTTGTGCTTCTGGGCGCATGATCAGGGCCTGATCCACACCAATAAGGAAGTGAAGACCGGAGCGGACCTCGCCGGGCTGAAGCTTCGCAATCCGACGCGCCTTGCCGGTGAGGCGCTGGCGGCACTGGGGGCGACGCCGGTCGGCATGCCCATTCCGCAGGTGCCCGAAGCACTGGCCCAGCGGTCGATCGACGGCTGCGTGCTCCCGTGGGAAGTGGTTCCCTCGATCAAGGTGAACGAGCTCACCAAGTTCCATACCGAAATCCCGGGCTCGCCGACGCTCTATACCGCAACTTTCTTCCTGGCGATGAACAAGGGCAAGTACGACGGGTTGCCGGCCGACCTCAAGGCCGTGCTGGACGCCAACAGCGGCATGGCCTTCGCCAAGAAGGCCGGCGAGATGTGGGACAGCGTCGGTGCCGAAGTGCGCGCGGCAATCGAGACATCCGGAGAAGGAACAATCAGCACGATCAGCGAGGACGAAAAGGCGAAGTGGGTGGAGGCAACCAGACCCGTCCACGACAAGTGGATCGAGGACATGAAGGCCAAGGACCTCGACGGCAAGGCGCTGATCGCCACGGCGCAGGCGCTTGTGCAGAAATATTCGAGCGCCTGAGCGCACTGCCGGCCGTACTCGCCTGAACGTGGCGCCTGAACGCGCCGCTGCATGAACCAACAGCTCGAGGCCTCAACAATGGAAGACGTAGGATACGAGGACGCGGTGAGGGTGCCGCGCCGCAGGGAAGTCGAACGCCTCGCGGCCGGTTTGGCACTGATCGGCGGCACGCTTCTTTGCCTTGCGGCGGGATTGGTCACCGTCAGCGTGCTGGGCCGATGGCTGTTCAATCGGCCGGTGCCGGCCGACTACGAGCTGGTGGAGGTGGCGGTCGGCGTCGCCGCCTTCTCCTTTCTCGCATACACACAGGCCCGCAACGGCCATATTGCCGTCGATACCTTCACGTTGGCTCTCCCCGCACGCGTCACGCGGGTCATCGACGGCCTTTGGGACCTGCTTTTGGCCGGCTGCCTGGCGTTTTTTGCCTGGGGTCTGTTTACCGGTGGCCTGGAGGCGAGGGGATACGGGACGACGCTGATCCAGCTGCCCTGGCCGATCTGGCCAGTCTATCTGACCTGTGCGGCGCTGGCGGCGCTCGCAGCCATCATCGGAGTTTCCGTTTCCCTCTTGAAAATCGGAGGCGGCCGATGAGCGGTTTTGCCATTGCCTTCGTCGGATTCGCAGCCATGCTGCTCTTGATCGCCATCCGGATGCCGATCGCCCTTGCCATGCTTGCGGTGGGCGCTGCCGGTTATGCCTATCTCTCTGGCCCGCATGCGCTGGTCTACTATCTGCAGACCAACACCTACAGCCAGTTTGCCAGCTACACGCTTTCCGTCATACCGCTCTTCATCCTGATGGGCGCGCTTGCCGAGCAATCGGGCATCGCCGCAACGCTCTTTCGCGTCGCCGAGCGAGGCTTCGGACGGTTCAAGGGCGGAATGCCAATGGCGGTCATCGCCGCCTGCACAGGATTCGGCGCGATCTGCGGCTCGTCGGTCGCAACCACGGCGACCTTCGGGCGTGCGGCCCTGCCGGAACTGCGCCGGGCGCGCGTCGATGTCGGTCTTGGCACCGGGACGATTGCCGCCGGTGGCACGCTCGGCATCCTCATTCCCCCATCCGTCATCCTGGTGATCTATGCGATCACCGCCGAGCAGAATATCGCCAAGCTGTTTCAGGCCGCCCTGGTGCCGGGGCTGCTGGCGGCCGCCTTCTATCTGATCGCGATCGCCGTCGTCGTCCGGCGCAAACCCGATCTCGCACCGCCGGTCACGGCGACCGAGGCGGTTCGAACCCCCCGTCCTTTCTGGGCGAGGCCCGTAGGGCTGATCATCTTTGCCGGTGGCGCGATCGGCTGGCTGCTCGGCTCGCTCGGGACGGTAGGGGGCGTATTGCTGGCGATATTCGGCCTGCTGCTGCTGGCTGCGGACTTTGCGATCGTGCCCGCGGCGGCGGTTGCCGTCACGGTGGTCGGCGGCATCTATGGCGAAGTGTTCACACCGACGGAAGGTGCCGCGGTGGGTGCCGCCGTAACGCTGCTGGTGGGGCTGCTGCAACGGACCCTGAGCCTTGGCGCCCTGAAAAACGCCCTGCTGCAGACGGCTGAAACGAGCGGGATGATCTTCCTGATCCTGCTCGGCGCCGAGGTCTTTGGCGCGTTTCTGGCGCTGACGCAGATGCCGGCGACGCTGGCCTCAATGGTCGGACAGTCGGGTCTACCGCCCTATGTCGTCATTTGCGGAATGCTCGTCACCTATCTCGTGCTCGGCGCCGTCATGGACGAGTTGGCGATGATCCTGCTGACGTTGCCGGTCTTCATTCCGATCATCCTGACGCTGGACTTGGGCATGCCGACCGAGGACGTTGCCATCTGGTTCGGCATTCTCGTGCTCATCGTCGTCGGCATCGGCCTTTCCGCCCCGCCGATCGGCCTCAACGTGTTTATCATCAACAAGCTGGCGACCGACGTTCCGATCGTTGAGACCTATCGTGGCGTGATGCCATTCGTGATCGCCGACCTCATCAGGCTGGTGATCATCACGCTGTCACCCGGCGTCGCTCTGGCGCTCGTCCGGTTGTTGAATTGAGAAGAAGCTGGCAGGGCGCGACCTCCGCCTTGGACGGCGCGCTCACAGATCCTTCCAGCTATGGAACATGGCGGCCTGGCCGGCATGTTCGCCGTTGGCGCGCACCAATTGCCACACGATGGCGTTCTCGATCCAGAAACGGCGTCCGGATTTTGCGATCCGAAGCCCACGATAGTCGTCGATGAAGCCCTTGGTGGAGACACTGTCTAAAAGACGCTGCCGTTCCTCACGGTTCGGCGCCTCGGCCGAGAGGCGCGACGGCATGCCGATGAACTCCTGCCAACTGTAGCCGAAGCAGGCCTGGGCGGTTTTGTTCGCGTAGAAGAAACGCGGGTCGTCCGACCGGTCGTGCGCCAAAAGCGCAAAGGGTGCGTTCTCGTAGAGCCAGCGGCCGTCGAACGGATGGTCGACCAGCTCCTTGCCGGTCACCTGGCGGTAACTTGCAACGATCAGGGCGAAGGCGTCATCGGCATCATATTCGGTTGTCATCGCCCTTCGTCTCCATAGCGCCGGGGTGGGCGTCAGGCGTTCAAGGACGGAATGAACTTCCCGTCATAACGCACGCGGAAATTCCGGCGTTGCGCATCTTCCTGGAAGCAGACGAAGACCAGCTCGAGGTCATTTGCGCTGCTGCGCCTTCCAAGCAGGCTGAGCGTGATCACGACCACGCCGCCATAGGTGCGGGTCAGGGCGATCGCTGCCCTTCGAATTTCGTTGGTGCCGGCGTCGTCCCGCTCTTCGCGGCGCTCATAGACCTGCCAGAAGGGCGAAGCTTCCCAGGCCGCGCGCAGCGCCTCGGTGATCTGGTCCTTGAACTCCTCGACGGATCTGCCCTTGCTCCACGAGACGGTCTTTTCGGTGTAGTCGGCAAAAATGTCGAGATAGCCGTCATAGTCGTTCGCATCGGAGAAACAACGCTCGATCATCCCGAGCGCCATTTCATCGGAAATTCCTGCCTTGAAGTATATCGTCATCGAATCGCCAACCCTGCCTTGAACGCCTATCTAGTCAAAGCGCCAAGGATGTATCTAGTCCCCGATTGTCATATTGCTGCGGCCGAGAGGTTCCCCGCGTAAGGCGATCGGCTCTGGTGTTAAAGATCACCATTCATGCCAGTTTTTGCCGAATGCGCTATTCTGCCACCCATGAACACCATGAACATTTCCCTCCCGGACTCTCTCAAAAGCTTCGTCGACGAGCAGGTCGCCCGGCGAGGTTATGGTACGAGCAGCGAGTCTATCCTGGAGTTGATCCGCCGGGTTCAGGACTGGCTCAATCTGCGTCGGCTATTGCTCGATGGTGCCTCTTCCGCACAAGCCGACCCGACCGACGCTGGCTACTTCGCCGATTTGCGTGACCGGGTTCGTGGTCGATCGGCCAAGTGAGCAACAAGCCGGTCATTTCGCGTCAACCGGCCAGCAGCGACGTCGAGGCGGCGATCGAGTGTTATGCAACGTAGGCTGGGGCTGACGTCGCTCACGCTTTTGGCGACGCGTTTCAGGCTGCCTATGCGTTGATTGTTGCGCGTCCGGAATCCGGTTCGTTGCGCTTTGCCTACGAACTGGCGCTCCCTCATTGGCGAAGTGTCGGTCTGAAGAGGTACCCATACCTCGTGTTCTATCGTCAACGGGCCGACCATATCGACGTGTGGCGCGTGCTGAATAAGCCCTGACTGTAAGCTATTGGTTGCCTTGGGAAAGCTGAGGCAAAAACTCCGCGAAACTGAGCGGAAACGAGACGAAATTTCTAAGGCTTGGCACAACCAGGGTCCGCGTTCCCTCGCGCTCCCACACGCCTGCCGATAGGTTCTGGGTCAGCATCAACACCGGAGAACCGCATGAAACGCCTCCTCATTCTCGGCGCCACCCTTGTCGCGCACTTTGTGACCCCTGCGCTGGCACAGGAGCCGACGAAGCTTCTCAACGCCTCCTACGACGTTTCCCGCGAGCTCTTCGTTGCCGAGAACGAGGCCTTCATCAAGCAGCATCCGGGCGTGACCATCGACCAGTCGCATGCCGGCACGTCGAAGCAGGCCCGCTCGATCCTCGAAGGCCTGGAAGCCGACGTCGTCACCTTCAACCAGACCACCGATATCGAGTTCCTGGCCAAGAACGGCTTTGTCTCCAAGGATTGGGCGAAGGCGTTCCCGAACAATGCCTCGCCTTTCTATTCCTTCCCGTCCTTCCTGGTGCGCAAGGGCAACCCGAAGAACATCAAGGACTGGTCCGATCTCGCCCGTGACGATGTTCACGCTGTCTTCCCCAATCCGAAAACGTCGGGCAATGCGCGCTACACCTATCTGGCGGCCTATGCCTGGGCCAAGGAGGCCTATGAAGGCGACGAGGCGAAGATCGAAGCCTACATTACCAAGATCTTCGACAACGTTCCGGTGTTCGACACCGGCGGCCGCGCCTCGACAACCACCTTCGTCGAGCGCGAAACCGGCGACGTCCTGATCACCTTCGAGGCAGAGACCCGCAGCATCGCCAAACAGTATGGCGCCGACAAGGTCGAGGCCGTCATCCCGTCGGTCAGCCTGCTCGCCGAGTTCCCGGTCGCGGTCGTCGACAAGGTCGCCGAGAAGCACGGCACTCAGGCGCTCGCCAAGACCTATCTCGATTTCCTCTATACCGAGGAAGGCCAGCGCATCGCCGCCGAGTTCGGCCACCGCGTCCGCAACGAAAAGGTTGCCGGCGAATTCAAGGCGCAGTTCCCCGACATTCGCCTCGTCAATGTCGATGACGTCTTTGGCGGCTGGAGCAAGATCCAGGCAGAGCACTTCGCCTCGGGCGGCGTTCTGGACAAGCTCTACGGCAGCCGCTGATCGCTCTTTAAACTCGCATTCAGTCAGCCCGGCAGACGAACCGTCTGCCGGGTTTCACCATGACATGACAAGGAAATGAACGCTTGAGACGCAATGTCCTGCCCGGGTTCCGCCTGTCGCTGGGGGTGACGCTGCTCTATGTGAGCCTGATCGTCGTTCTGCCGCTGGCAGCCCTCGTGTTCAAGGCCGCAAGCCTCGGCCCTCTCGACTACTGGCAGATCGTCTCGTCGCCGCGGGCACTCGCAAGCTATCGCGTCACCGTGACGGCCGCCCTTGGCGCGACGCTCTTCAATCTCTTCTTCGGCCTGGCGCTCGCCTGGGTGCTGGTGCGCTACCGCTTTCCGGGGCGCCGCATCGTCGATGCCATGGTCGACCTGCCGTTTGCCTTGCCGACGGCCGTTGCCGGCATTTCGCTGACCGCACTTTTCACGACCAACGGCGTGTTTGGCTCAATCCTCGAAGACTACGGCATC
This is a stretch of genomic DNA from Ensifer adhaerens. It encodes these proteins:
- a CDS encoding TRAP transporter small permease, producing the protein MEDVGYEDAVRVPRRREVERLAAGLALIGGTLLCLAAGLVTVSVLGRWLFNRPVPADYELVEVAVGVAAFSFLAYTQARNGHIAVDTFTLALPARVTRVIDGLWDLLLAGCLAFFAWGLFTGGLEARGYGTTLIQLPWPIWPVYLTCAALAALAAIIGVSVSLLKIGGGR
- a CDS encoding TRAP transporter large permease, which produces MSGFAIAFVGFAAMLLLIAIRMPIALAMLAVGAAGYAYLSGPHALVYYLQTNTYSQFASYTLSVIPLFILMGALAEQSGIAATLFRVAERGFGRFKGGMPMAVIAACTGFGAICGSSVATTATFGRAALPELRRARVDVGLGTGTIAAGGTLGILIPPSVILVIYAITAEQNIAKLFQAALVPGLLAAAFYLIAIAVVVRRKPDLAPPVTATEAVRTPRPFWARPVGLIIFAGGAIGWLLGSLGTVGGVLLAIFGLLLLAADFAIVPAAAVAVTVVGGIYGEVFTPTEGAAVGAAVTLLVGLLQRTLSLGALKNALLQTAETSGMIFLILLGAEVFGAFLALTQMPATLASMVGQSGLPPYVVICGMLVTYLVLGAVMDELAMILLTLPVFIPIILTLDLGMPTEDVAIWFGILVLIVVGIGLSAPPIGLNVFIINKLATDVPIVETYRGVMPFVIADLIRLVIITLSPGVALALVRLLN
- the cysP gene encoding thiosulfate ABC transporter substrate-binding protein CysP; the encoded protein is MKRLLILGATLVAHFVTPALAQEPTKLLNASYDVSRELFVAENEAFIKQHPGVTIDQSHAGTSKQARSILEGLEADVVTFNQTTDIEFLAKNGFVSKDWAKAFPNNASPFYSFPSFLVRKGNPKNIKDWSDLARDDVHAVFPNPKTSGNARYTYLAAYAWAKEAYEGDEAKIEAYITKIFDNVPVFDTGGRASTTTFVERETGDVLITFEAETRSIAKQYGADKVEAVIPSVSLLAEFPVAVVDKVAEKHGTQALAKTYLDFLYTEEGQRIAAEFGHRVRNEKVAGEFKAQFPDIRLVNVDDVFGGWSKIQAEHFASGGVLDKLYGSR
- a CDS encoding ribbon-helix-helix domain-containing protein, with the protein product MPVFAECAILPPMNTMNISLPDSLKSFVDEQVARRGYGTSSESILELIRRVQDWLNLRRLLLDGASSAQADPTDAGYFADLRDRVRGRSAK
- a CDS encoding TRAP transporter substrate-binding protein, with the protein product MKLSRRNLMKTGGALLAAPFVLKIGAARAQETVTLKLHHFLPPASNVHQRLLTPWAKLLAEQSGGALKVDIFPAMQLGGKPPQLYDQASNGVVDIVWTLPGNTPGRFPSTEVFELPFVAAKEATVNAQACQEYGQTHVLKETGDTQLLCFWAHDQGLIHTNKEVKTGADLAGLKLRNPTRLAGEALAALGATPVGMPIPQVPEALAQRSIDGCVLPWEVVPSIKVNELTKFHTEIPGSPTLYTATFFLAMNKGKYDGLPADLKAVLDANSGMAFAKKAGEMWDSVGAEVRAAIETSGEGTISTISEDEKAKWVEATRPVHDKWIEDMKAKDLDGKALIATAQALVQKYSSA
- a CDS encoding MEKHLA domain-containing protein yields the protein MTTEYDADDAFALIVASYRQVTGKELVDHPFDGRWLYENAPFALLAHDRSDDPRFFYANKTAQACFGYSWQEFIGMPSRLSAEAPNREERQRLLDSVSTKGFIDDYRGLRIAKSGRRFWIENAIVWQLVRANGEHAGQAAMFHSWKDL